From one Solanum stenotomum isolate F172 chromosome 12, ASM1918654v1, whole genome shotgun sequence genomic stretch:
- the LOC125849554 gene encoding aldehyde dehydrogenase family 3 member F1 has product MNGVEEDVLGELTTTFRSGRTRSVAWRKAQLQAILKLLDENEEEIFEALKQDLGKHPVESYRDEVGVVRKSATNALRCVEKWMAPQKAPIPLVLFPARGAVVSEPLGVVLIFVSWNFPISLTLDPAIGAISAGNTIVLKPSELAPKCSSILANTIPRYLDPEAIKVVEGGQDVSEQLLQLKWDKIFFTGSPRVGRLVMSAAAKHLTPVTLELGGKCPTILDTLSSSYDIQVAVKRIAGGKWGPCNGQACIGIDYVLVETQFAPVLIELLEKIIKTFYGENLKTLGNLARIVNKHHFDRVHNLLKDPKVAASVVYGGSVDEENMVIEPTILLNPPLDADIMTEEIFGPLLPIITLNNIEESIQFINSRPKPLAIYAFTKNDSLKEKLLQETSSGSLTFNDAMIQFLCDTLPFGGVGQSGYGRYHGKFSFDTFSHEKAVLHRSLLIELESRYPPWNNFKLEFVRLAYDYDYLGLILLLLGLRGIFRTNRRQ; this is encoded by the exons ATGAATGGAGTTGAGGAGGATGTGTTAGGTGAACTGACAACAACATTCAGGAGTGGAAGAACCAGAAGTGTTGCATGGAGGAAAGCACAGCTTCAAGCAATTCTCAAACTCcttgatgaaaatgaagaggAGATCTTTGAAGCACTTAAACAGGATCTCGGAAAGCACCCCGTTGAATCTTATCGTGATGAA GTTGGTGTGGTGAGGAAATCAGCTACCAATGCTTTGCGCTGTGTTGAGAAGTGGATGGCCCCTCAAAAG GCCCCAATACCATTAGTTCTCTTTCCTGCAAGAGGAGCAGTAGTATCAGAGCCACTGGGAGTAGTGCTAATATTTGTGTCCTGGAATTTTCCCATCT CCCTAACTTTAGACCCAGCGATTGGAGCAATTTCAGCTGGTAACACAATTGTCCTCAAACCTTCAGAGCTAGCACCAAAATGCTCCTCCATTCTGGCCAATACAATACCTCGTTACTTGGATCCAGAAGCTATTAAAGTTGTTGAAGGTGGACAAGATGTATCAGAACAACTACTGCAGCTAAAATGGGATAAGATATTTTTTACAG GTAGTCCACGAGTTGGCCGCCTCGTAATGTCAGCAGCTGCGAAGCACTTAACACCTGTGACTCTAGAGCTTGGTGGAAAATGTCCTACCATCTTGGACACGCTATCTAGTTCCTATGATATACAG GTGGCTGTCAAGAGGATAGCGGGGGGCAAGTGGGGACCATGCAATGGACAAGCATGCATAGGAATCGATTATGTGCTAGTGGAAACACAATTTGCTCCGGTTCTG ATTGAACTATTGGAGAAAATCATCAAGACATTTTATGGtgaaaacttgaaaactttGGGAAATCTTGCCAGAATAGTGAACAAGCACCACTTTGATAGAGTACACAATCTTCTGAAAGATCCAAAAGTTGCAGCATCTGTTGTTTATGGAGGCTCAGTAGATGAGGAAAATAT GGTCATTGAACCAACAATCTTGTTGAATCCTCCACTTGATGCTGATATCATGACCGAAGAAATATTTGGCCCATTGCTTCCAATCATCACA CTAAACAATATCGAAGAAAGCATTCAGTTCATAAACTCAAGGCCAAAACCTCTTGCAATATATGCATTTACCAAGAATGATTCGTTGAAGGAGAAACTCTTGCAGGAAACATCTTCCGGAAGTCTGACTTTTAATGATGCTATGATTCAG TTTTTATGTGATACATTGCCATTTGGAGGCGTTGGTCAGAGTGGCTATGGACGTTACCATGGGAAGTTCTCTTTTGACACATTCAGTCATGAAAAAGCAGTTCTACATAGGAGCTTATTAATTGAGTTGGAATCAAGGTATCCTCCATGGAATAATTTCAAGTTGGAGTTTGTCAGATTGGCTTATGACTATGACTATCTTGGGCTTATACTGCTCTTGCTGGGGTTGAGAGGAATATTCAGAACAAACAGAAGGCAGTAG
- the LOC125849560 gene encoding uncharacterized protein LOC125849560 yields the protein MTLSGLSLSKTTPLRTNLPHRPPENVQRVSAFLMPIKNLTFGRIHTVNLIRFHHLRFPSSRNFAALKSPMAEEANLKSTVESTMDNKITVESTTNNKTESEKKQEESKVTIPPPPPEKPLPDDCCGSGCVRCVWDMYYEELEEYNKLYPSDPDVKPS from the coding sequence ATGACCCTTTCTGGCCTCTCCTTGTCCAAAACGACGCCATTGAGGACCAATCTTCCTCATCGGCCACCGGAAAATGTCCAACGCGTCTCTGCTTTTCTCATGCCTATAAAAAATTTGACTTTTGGACGAATCCATACTGTCAATCTGATCCGATTTCATCACCTTAGATTTCCATCGAGCCGTAATTTTGCTGCACTCAAAAGTCCGATGGCCGAGGAAGCGAATCTCAAAAGCACCGTAGAGTCAACGATGGATAACAAGATCACCGTAGAGTCAACGACGAATAACAAAACGGAATCTGAGAAGAAACAGGAAGAATCAAAGGTTACCATACCACCGCCGCCGCCGGAGAAGCCGCTGCCGGACGATTGTTGCGGGAGTGGATGTGTTAGATGCGTTTGGGACATGTATTATGAAGAACTCGAGGAATACAATAAGCTTTACCCGAGCGATCCAGATGTTAAGCCTTCTTAG